In the Salvia miltiorrhiza cultivar Shanhuang (shh) chromosome 8, IMPLAD_Smil_shh, whole genome shotgun sequence genome, AATGAACTTTTGCTCTGTCTCTCTTAACCGGTCCCCAAACCTTTCGAATGCTTTGCGTGCCTCTGTGTCTGCTGTCCATTCAGGAGAGTCTCGCTGTCCAAGATAAATCTCATCGGAAGAATGCCTGGATAAAATTTCTACGAGGGAGATGCCAAGCACACCTTGCATCTGGGGAGTGATGGTTTTCAAGTAAGCCTTTTCAGGATTCAACTTCATTTCTTCATAGGCAGGAGTGCCAATATCTGGAATGAATCTCCGGCTAGTAGCAGGACGATTTGGCAGGTACCCTCCATAAGGGTACTGTCCGAAATTTAATGCTGCGTGAAGGGCAGACGCCACCCATATGATAGTGGTGCAGGATTCTATCAGCTCTTCACATGATTGCATTGTGGGCCACCAGGGTTCGTCTTTCTTATCTCCATGTCCCTTTTCTCGTATTTCAGTCCACCACGCCTGAAGCTCGGGATCTTCCTGAACCATTTCATCACTCTTGTAGTAAAGATTGCAGTAATCCTGAACCCATGTTTTGATTGCTCCCCAGATCTCGAGTCCATCAACAGCAAAAGGATAGTCCTCTATCAGTAATCGCACTCCATGTGGGCAGCTAGAGTCTTTGATTGCCACCCCTCTGCAAATTCGTAGATAGTTAGCAAGAGATGTAAGTTTAAACTTTTGAGAAAGCTTTAGAGTTATTTTCGttcagtttttacaaaattatgGAGCAATGTTATGGAAGGGGATTGATTGGACAGTGTCTTAGAATTTTTTATCTGATGAGTGATCATTATTTGCAATCTCATGACAATAGTATCATATTGTAGAGCTCAATACACATGTACCTTTTTATAAGGTCTCCTGGAAGTGCTTGCTCTGGGAAAACCCAGTCCTTATAAACCATAGATGACATTTCCAAAGAATATTTTCCTGGAAATACTGTCATCTCAACAAACCCTCCAGCACATATAAGGGCTTGACGAGCTAGTGCATTTATATTCATCGTATCTCTGAAGTGAGGCTGCAAAAGTTTATGAATTGGGTGGAGTACACTCAGCTGTCTGTTGGTGGCGATAATAAATGGCTCAATTGATGCATGAGTGTTTAACCTGCATTGAGAAGAGGAGAAAATATTTGAAACTTTTCTTCATGAAAGATTATGCCATGcctaaatttttgtttttgcaGCTATGTTTAACAGCTTTACCAGTGACTTATGAGCTGGTGATAGCCAGAGTCATCTACTGCCACATAAGCCTTCGCCATCAGCCAGATGGTACCTTCAACTCCATCTTCTGCTGGGGTGCATACGCGACTTACTGCACCGTAATGATCCCCTTCTGGATGTGGCAAACTTAATTCAATTGCTATGGGCCTCAGTGTTCCATCTTCTTTCAAGAAGAGAATTGTTCTCGTTGCATAAGTCTTTGCAGCTGTAGTATTTATCCTCCTCAGGTATGGCATCAGGCTGTCGTGGTGATCTAGTATGTACAGCTTATTGTTCCTGATTGCCTATATATATAACCACCCCAATTACTTAAGTTAATATTTGATATTAATCATCCATGCAGTCAAGTTTGATTTAGTTTTACCTCAGCAACAGTCAAGCCTTCTAGATTGTGTATTATATGCTTTTCTGATATTTTACTGGATTGCCTTCCATATAGCTCTGGATTTAGTTTGCTTGTTGGCGGGAATTCCTGTGAGTAGAAAAGTATAACAATCGAACACTTTCGACCTCATAGgacaaataaataatatgaaCACTATTCttggtttttctttttcattttctagaGCGTTATTAGCACATGAAAGTTATTCAGCAAATTCTGTGTTTTGTATTTGATTCTGTTTTGTTTACTCAAAGCTAAAAATTAGCGGCTTTATATCTGATACCCCCTTCTCATAGGAAAAAAGATAAAGAGCAgaaaattttatttacttgGAGGCATTGGATAATGACAGGATTGATTCCAGCCAGCATTTCTCTACCGAATTCTTCATCAGATCGCCAGGCATCTTTATCTTCTGCTCCACgaagaaaataacaaattagtttAAGTAAAAGGTTAGCTCTCTTCATTTCTTAAATTAATACATGTCAAAGTCAACAAATTCAGTATAATGTTTCCGCTAAGTTACCTTTGATGACATGTGGCAGCGGAAAATTGTATGTTTTCTCTCCATCTGATCTGAGTAGCTCCCTTATCGTCTCTAAGGGTATATGTTGTCTAATTTTCTCCAACATAGTTACATTAGATACTTCGGTTGCACCATCATAGAGCCGTAGCACGTCCTCAAATGAGTCAAACTCATCGGGAGTTTTGTCAAACAGATCCTTAAGCACTGGCACCAAGAACTGAAATAGTGACTTGAGTGCATATGCTACAAAATCTGACATCTTCAGATGACTAAACCTTTCATCCCTCGGGACGTAGATGCTCAGGCTGTTATATGCTGGTATCCTGCTCTCGGTTCTGGGATCTACAAAGTAGCAAGTGATTAAACACATGTGGTTTATACGTAGATGCTTAAATGCATGCATCTTCCAATGTCAGAATGCATCTATACATGGTAATCTCTCTTAAGTTTCATGTTCAACCTCTTACCTGATGAAGCCAGAGGCCGGCCAGTTCTTCCTCTGCGAGGATATGGGTATTCAGTTGAACCCCCAAGAATGGGACGTTCATGCTCTGGACCTTTATCTGGATCACCTAAATCATTGTATATATCATAGTCGTACACCCTATCCCATTCCTCAAGCTTTCCTGTTCCAGTTCCTCTCAGGTTCTCCAATTCTTCTTCTCTGTAACCACGAAGTGGCGGAGGCGTTTGGCTAGGGAGATATGTCTGCAACAGAAGGTTATTTTCTTCTTTATATAGAACACACGTCACAGGCACAAAATCACTCTTTCTGAGTCAAAGCAAATTGTTTAATGATAAAGCTAGACGTGCAAATTCTGTTTGATTTTGGCATCTGAAAGCTAATGCAGAAGCAGCTGTTTCGTTCTTATAAACTTTTACTTTTAGGTACATGGGAGTGAGCACAATAACATATGTGAACTTGAGATCATGCTGAAACAAAATATAGCATTTGATGCACCTTCATGAATGAACTTAGTGGAGATAGCTCGTTATATAGCCTTGAAAGAGTGTAGCGATTCATGTTATCACTATTTAACATGCtgcaatatttttcttttacctGATTAGCGAAAAATATCCGGTCTTTTTTGTAGCATTCAGCATGGTAAACCCAAGAATT is a window encoding:
- the LOC130996920 gene encoding probable linoleate 9S-lipoxygenase 5 isoform X2, with product MDERIVNGDVGGQVRGVVVLMKKNVLGVNNVAASVVDRVGEFLGRKVALQLIGTAAHPDSAESCRGKLGKKAYLEDWITKITPMTAAATYNVTFEWSKEMGYPGAFTITNFHHSEFYLKTLTLEDIPGHGRVHFICNSWVYHAECYKKDRIFFANQTYLPSQTPPPLRGYREEELENLRGTGTGKLEEWDRVYDYDIYNDLGDPDKGPEHERPILGGSTEYPYPRRGRTGRPLASSDPRTESRIPAYNSLSIYVPRDERFSHLKMSDFVAYALKSLFQFLVPVLKDLFDKTPDEFDSFEDVLRLYDGATEVSNVTMLEKIRQHIPLETIRELLRSDGEKTYNFPLPHVIKEDKDAWRSDEEFGREMLAGINPVIIQCLQEFPPTSKLNPELYGRQSSKISEKHIIHNLEGLTVAEAIRNNKLYILDHHDSLMPYLRRINTTAAKTYATRTILFLKEDGTLRPIAIELSLPHPEGDHYGAVSRVCTPAEDGVEGTIWLMAKAYVAVDDSGYHQLISHWLNTHASIEPFIIATNRQLSVLHPIHKLLQPHFRDTMNINALARQALICAGGFVEMTVFPGKYSLEMSSMVYKDWVFPEQALPGDLIKRGVAIKDSSCPHGVRLLIEDYPFAVDGLEIWGAIKTWVQDYCNLYYKSDEMVQEDPELQAWWTEIREKGHGDKKDEPWWPTMQSCEELIESCTTIIWVASALHAALNFGQYPYGGYLPNRPATSRRFIPDIGTPAYEEMKLNPEKAYLKTITPQMQGVLGISLVEILSRHSSDEIYLGQRDSPEWTADTEARKAFERFGDRLRETEQKFIDLNNDKRWRNRSGPVKMPYTLLYPSSEIGLTGRGIPNSISM
- the LOC130996920 gene encoding probable linoleate 9S-lipoxygenase 5 isoform X1, with product MDERIVNGDVGGQVRGVVVLMKKNVLGVNNVAASVVDRVGEFLGRKVALQLIGTAAHPDSAAESCRGKLGKKAYLEDWITKITPMTAAATYNVTFEWSKEMGYPGAFTITNFHHSEFYLKTLTLEDIPGHGRVHFICNSWVYHAECYKKDRIFFANQTYLPSQTPPPLRGYREEELENLRGTGTGKLEEWDRVYDYDIYNDLGDPDKGPEHERPILGGSTEYPYPRRGRTGRPLASSDPRTESRIPAYNSLSIYVPRDERFSHLKMSDFVAYALKSLFQFLVPVLKDLFDKTPDEFDSFEDVLRLYDGATEVSNVTMLEKIRQHIPLETIRELLRSDGEKTYNFPLPHVIKEDKDAWRSDEEFGREMLAGINPVIIQCLQEFPPTSKLNPELYGRQSSKISEKHIIHNLEGLTVAEAIRNNKLYILDHHDSLMPYLRRINTTAAKTYATRTILFLKEDGTLRPIAIELSLPHPEGDHYGAVSRVCTPAEDGVEGTIWLMAKAYVAVDDSGYHQLISHWLNTHASIEPFIIATNRQLSVLHPIHKLLQPHFRDTMNINALARQALICAGGFVEMTVFPGKYSLEMSSMVYKDWVFPEQALPGDLIKRGVAIKDSSCPHGVRLLIEDYPFAVDGLEIWGAIKTWVQDYCNLYYKSDEMVQEDPELQAWWTEIREKGHGDKKDEPWWPTMQSCEELIESCTTIIWVASALHAALNFGQYPYGGYLPNRPATSRRFIPDIGTPAYEEMKLNPEKAYLKTITPQMQGVLGISLVEILSRHSSDEIYLGQRDSPEWTADTEARKAFERFGDRLRETEQKFIDLNNDKRWRNRSGPVKMPYTLLYPSSEIGLTGRGIPNSISM